The genomic segment aacaaaaaattgcctgtataatgaaagaattttcatatttGATAAGCTTCTATGTAATTAAGGAAAGGAACCAAACGGGGAATATAGATACGCAGTGAGAGAAACAGAAGTGATAGTAAAAAAGTGAGTAGGAACGTGTATGTTTGTGTATATTGGAAAAAGGTTACAATAGAATATAACCCAGTGCCAAAATCCGATTAGATTCATCAATGGAAAATTCAGAGCTTTTATTAAGGTtctccaaaaattttaaaggTTTAGAAAGAGCATGCAAGACAAAAGTATTCATTTTGCCCCAAGTCTCCTTGATTATGGTAAGACTTTTCATAATGAATCCATCGGAGTGGAAGTTTATCTGAAGCGTACCCTTATCAAACCATAAAAACTGCTCAGTTGAAGAAGGAGATGCAGTGGCGGGCGTATTGATTGTGTCGCTAGAGGAATCTAAGGAAAGTAAAGAGGCCAATATGGAGGGCCGCAAACTTAAAGACTTAACTGTTTGGTGTTCGTATGCTGCAGTGACAAAGTATGTCACACAACATCCAAAACTAATTCCTATAGTAATTGAAATGCCCCAAGTGAACCAGCTCGTGAAGAACTTCTGCTTCTTTCTCTTGGGTTTTTTATTCGATTTAGGggatttcttttttgagttttCGGCTTTTTTGTTACGACAATAGGACCGAGACTTTGTATGTATAGCTTCGTCATCATTATCTTCCTCATTCACATCTTCTCCGTATTCCAAGGATAAATCTTGTAATCtttgaaacatttttttcaaatctctTTTGTTGGTCACAACAACTGGAGGAAACAATAATTTAACAAGTTTATTCCTTAAGAATGACTTCAGGACGTTTTTCACTTGGATGACTTGCCCAGGCTGGCAGATCGGTATTACAGGCTTGCCTTGAGAATATTGAACGATCCTGTTTAGCAGAGATACCATCTCTCTCAGCTCCTGAAAAATTATGACAATCCCCGTATATTGCGGGAATGTTGCGGAATCGTGATATTTGGGTAATTCAAAAAGAGATTGGTATTCTTTTGGTATTGATTGATAAAAGCTGGAACCAGTCCTTCCCAGTATTAGAAGGCGAAAAACTGGATTCTTTTGTGTTAGTGATAGTTTGGGCATAACAAAAGAGTTTGTCGAAGAAGTCAAGCTTTTTGTTATCGTCACACTATCTTCCTCAAAAgcctcatcttcatcaccatcatcatcttgCTCGTTAAAAGGAGTTTTTTCCTTACCAGGCAAGGGCAGCGATATTATCTTCTGTAACTGTTTAAAGGGATGAGACGGTGAAACGACATTTGCTCCTTCTTGTCCTTgtttaataatatttattatatcaGCAGCAGGCGCTTGAAGCAgctcttgttcttcttcagaagTATCACTAGATGATAGAATACTTCCATTAGTCGTTTGAGAAGAGCACCTTTCTGGGATGAAAGAAGCGCCCAAGTCCAAAGGCTGAATGGCTTGCCACGATCCTGATATACTA from the Saccharomyces cerevisiae S288C chromosome IX, complete sequence genome contains:
- the ATG32 gene encoding mitophagy protein ATG32 (Mitochondrial outer membrane protein required to initiate mitophagy; recruits the autophagy adaptor protein Atg11p and the ubiquitin-like protein Atg8p to the mitochondrial surface to initiate mitophagy, the selective vacuolar degradation of mitochondria in response to starvation; can promote pexophagy when placed ectopically in the peroxisomal membrane; regulates mitophagy and ethanol production during alcoholic fermentation), which translates into the protein MVLEYQQREGKGSSSKSMPPDSSSTTIHTCSEAQTGEDKGLLDPHLSVLELLSKTGHSPSPMGQNLVTSIDISGNHNVNDSISGSWQAIQPLDLGASFIPERCSSQTTNGSILSSSDTSEEEQELLQAPAADIINIIKQGQEGANVVSPSHPFKQLQKIISLPLPGKEKTPFNEQDDDGDEDEAFEEDSVTITKSLTSSTNSFVMPKLSLTQKNPVFRLLILGRTGSSFYQSIPKEYQSLFELPKYHDSATFPQYTGIVIIFQELREMVSLLNRIVQYSQGKPVIPICQPGQVIQVKNVLKSFLRNKLVKLLFPPVVVTNKRDLKKMFQRLQDLSLEYGEDVNEEDNDDEAIHTKSRSYCRNKKAENSKKKSPKSNKKPKRKKQKFFTSWFTWGISITIGISFGCCVTYFVTAAYEHQTVKSLSLRPSILASLLSLDSSSDTINTPATASPSSTEQFLWFDKGTLQINFHSDGFIMKSLTIIKETWGKMNTFVLHALSKPLKFLENLNKSSEFSIDESNRILALGYILL